In a single window of the Pseudomonas entomophila genome:
- the infA gene encoding translation initiation factor IF-1, translating to MSKEDSFEMEGTVVDTLPNTMFRVELENGHVVTAHISGKMRKNYIRILTGDKVRVELTPYDLSKGRITYRAR from the coding sequence ATGTCGAAAGAAGACAGCTTCGAAATGGAAGGCACTGTCGTCGACACCCTGCCCAACACCATGTTCCGCGTGGAGTTGGAAAACGGGCACGTCGTTACCGCGCACATCTCCGGCAAGATGCGCAAGAACTACATCCGTATTCTCACTGGTGACAAGGTCCGCGTCGAACTGACGCCATACGACCTGAGCAAGGGCCGCATCACCTACCGTGCGCGCTAA
- the aat gene encoding leucyl/phenylalanyl-tRNA--protein transferase — protein MLTWLTRDSLTFPPLEKALHDPNGLLAAGGDLTPERLVAAYRHGCFPWYQDGQPILWWSPDPRTVLFPEELHVSRSLAKFIRQGHYQVSFDSDFPAVIKACAAPRDYADGTWITDSMRAAYCELHRRGFAHSVEVRQAGELVGGLYGLAMGRLFFGESMFSRADNASKVGFVALVEHLKQAGFTLIDCQMPTNHLHSLGARAISRAEFADHLARHLNQPSGASWVR, from the coding sequence ATGCTCACCTGGCTCACCCGCGACTCGCTGACCTTCCCACCCCTGGAAAAGGCCCTTCACGACCCCAACGGCCTGCTTGCCGCTGGAGGTGATCTCACCCCCGAACGGCTGGTGGCCGCCTATCGTCACGGCTGCTTCCCCTGGTATCAGGATGGCCAACCGATCCTCTGGTGGTCACCCGACCCACGCACCGTGCTGTTTCCGGAGGAATTGCACGTCTCGCGCTCGCTGGCCAAGTTCATCCGCCAGGGCCACTACCAGGTCAGCTTCGACAGCGACTTCCCGGCCGTGATCAAGGCCTGCGCCGCCCCGCGCGACTACGCGGATGGCACCTGGATTACCGACAGCATGCGCGCGGCCTACTGCGAACTGCACCGCCGCGGCTTCGCCCATTCGGTGGAAGTGCGCCAGGCAGGTGAACTGGTCGGCGGACTCTACGGCCTGGCCATGGGCCGCCTGTTTTTTGGCGAGTCGATGTTCAGCCGCGCCGACAACGCCTCGAAAGTAGGCTTCGTGGCACTGGTCGAGCACCTGAAACAGGCCGGTTTCACCCTTATCGACTGCCAGATGCCCACCAACCACTTGCACAGCCTGGGCGCCCGGGCCATCAGTCGGGCCGAATTCGCCGACCACCTGGCACGCCACCTCAACCAGCCCAGCGGCGCCAGTTGGGTTCGCTAG
- the clpS gene encoding ATP-dependent Clp protease adapter ClpS has product MHVPSEIRLTFNQDRPQSNEDGHEDDGAGLAVQEAKPILQAPPMYKVVLFNDDYTPMDFVVEVLETFFNLNRELATKIMLTVHTEGRAVCGLFTRDIAETKAMQVNQYARESQHPLLCEIEKDG; this is encoded by the coding sequence ATGCATGTACCCAGTGAGATTCGACTAACATTCAATCAGGATCGCCCGCAGTCGAACGAGGACGGGCATGAGGACGATGGCGCGGGCCTTGCGGTCCAGGAGGCCAAGCCGATCCTGCAGGCGCCACCGATGTACAAGGTGGTTTTGTTCAACGATGACTACACGCCAATGGATTTCGTCGTCGAAGTGCTCGAGACGTTCTTCAATCTGAACCGCGAGCTGGCAACGAAGATCATGCTGACCGTCCATACCGAAGGGCGGGCAGTGTGCGGATTGTTTACCCGTGACATCGCCGAGACAAAGGCCATGCAGGTCAACCAATACGCCAGGGAAAGCCAGCATCCGCTACTCTGTGAAATCGAGAAGGACGGTTAA
- a CDS encoding arginyltransferase translates to MTELARLKFYATQPHSCSYLPDEQATTLFLDPSQPMDVHVYADLSEMGFRRSGDHLYRPHCQNCNACVPARIPAARFIPNRQQRRILKRNADLTVSAVRPVFKEEYFELYRRYIEQRHADGDMYPPSRDQFSTFLVRDLPFCWFYEFRLEGRLMAVAVCDLLPNGLSAVYTFYEPDEERRSLGRYAILWQITEALRQNLDAVYLGYWIKNCKKMNYKTQYRPIELLINQRWVTLN, encoded by the coding sequence ATGACAGAGTTGGCGCGGTTGAAGTTCTATGCCACTCAACCCCACTCCTGCAGCTACCTGCCGGATGAGCAGGCCACCACGCTGTTTCTCGACCCGAGCCAGCCGATGGACGTGCATGTGTACGCTGACCTGTCGGAAATGGGCTTTCGCCGCAGCGGTGACCACCTGTATCGCCCGCATTGCCAAAACTGCAATGCCTGCGTACCGGCGCGCATCCCTGCTGCGCGCTTCATCCCCAACCGCCAGCAGCGGCGCATTCTCAAGCGCAATGCCGACCTGACCGTCAGCGCCGTGCGCCCGGTATTCAAGGAAGAGTATTTCGAGCTGTACCGCCGCTACATCGAGCAGCGCCATGCCGATGGCGACATGTACCCGCCCAGCCGTGACCAGTTTTCGACCTTCCTGGTCCGCGACCTGCCGTTCTGCTGGTTCTATGAGTTCCGCCTCGAAGGGCGCCTGATGGCGGTGGCAGTCTGCGACCTGCTGCCCAATGGCCTATCGGCGGTGTACACCTTCTACGAGCCCGATGAAGAACGGCGCAGCCTGGGCCGCTATGCCATCCTCTGGCAGATCACCGAAGCCCTGCGTCAGAACCTCGACGCCGTGTACCTGGGATACTGGATCAAGAACTGCAAGAAAATGAACTACAAGACCCAATATCGCCCCATCGAACTACTGATCAATCAGCGCTGGGTCACCCTCAACTGA
- the clpA gene encoding ATP-dependent Clp protease ATP-binding subunit ClpA, with translation MLNRELEVTLNLAFKEARSKRHEFMTVEHLLLALLDNEAAATVLRACGANLDKLKHDLQEFIDSTTPLIPVHDEDRETQPTLGFQRVLQRAVFHVQSSGKREVTGANVLVAIFSEQESQAVFLLKQQSVARIDVVNYIAHGISKVPGHGPHTENEQDMQDEEGGETSSSGNPLDAYASNLNELARAGRIDPLVGREQEVERVAQILARRRKNNPLLVGEAGVGKTAIAEGLAKRIVDGQVPDLLAQSVVYSLDLGALLAGTKYRGDFEKRFKALLGELRKRPQAILFIDEIHTIIGAGAASGGVMDASNLLKPLLSSGDIRCIGSTTFQEFRGIFEKDRALARRFQKVDVSEPSVEDTVGILRGLKGRFESHHNIEYSDEALRAAAELASRYINDRHMPDKAIDVIDEAGAYQRLQPEANRVKRIDVPQVEDIVAKIARIPPKHVTSSDKELLRNLERDLKLTVFGQDAAIDSLATAIKLSRAGLKAPDKPVGSFLFAGPTGVGKTEAARQLAKALGVELVRFDMSEYMERHTVSRLIGAPPGYVGFDQGGLLTEAITKQPHCVLLLDEIEKAHPEVFNLLLQVMDHGTLTDNNGRKADFRNVILIMTTNAGAETAARASIGFTHQDHSSDAMEVIRKSFTPEFRNRLDTIIQFGRLSHETIKSIVDKFLIELQAQLEDKRVLLEVTDAARGWLAASGYDVQMGARPMARLIQDKIKRPLAEEILFGELAEHGGVVHIDLRDGELVFDYETTAEVA, from the coding sequence ATGTTAAACCGCGAGCTCGAAGTCACCCTCAATCTGGCCTTCAAGGAGGCGCGTTCGAAACGTCATGAGTTCATGACCGTCGAACATCTGCTGCTGGCACTCCTTGACAATGAGGCTGCCGCGACCGTTCTGCGCGCCTGTGGCGCCAATCTCGACAAACTCAAGCATGACCTGCAGGAGTTCATCGATTCGACTACCCCGCTGATCCCCGTGCATGACGAGGACCGCGAAACGCAACCGACGCTGGGTTTCCAGCGCGTGCTGCAGCGTGCCGTGTTCCACGTGCAGAGCTCCGGCAAGCGCGAGGTTACCGGCGCCAACGTGCTGGTGGCGATCTTCAGCGAACAGGAAAGCCAGGCTGTGTTCCTGCTCAAGCAGCAGAGCGTGGCCCGCATCGATGTGGTCAACTACATCGCCCACGGTATTTCGAAAGTGCCGGGCCATGGCCCGCATACTGAAAACGAACAAGACATGCAGGACGAGGAAGGTGGTGAAACCTCTTCTTCCGGCAACCCGCTTGACGCCTATGCCAGCAACCTGAACGAACTGGCCCGTGCCGGGCGCATCGATCCGCTGGTGGGGCGTGAGCAGGAGGTCGAGCGCGTCGCGCAGATCCTCGCTCGTCGGCGCAAGAACAACCCGTTGCTGGTCGGTGAGGCTGGCGTGGGCAAGACCGCGATCGCCGAAGGCCTGGCCAAGCGCATTGTTGATGGCCAGGTGCCGGACCTGCTGGCCCAGAGCGTCGTCTACTCCCTCGACCTTGGCGCGCTGCTGGCAGGCACCAAGTACCGTGGTGACTTCGAGAAGCGCTTCAAGGCGCTGCTCGGTGAGCTGCGCAAGCGTCCGCAGGCGATCCTGTTCATCGATGAGATCCACACCATCATCGGTGCTGGCGCGGCATCCGGTGGCGTGATGGATGCCTCCAACCTGCTCAAGCCACTGCTGTCTTCCGGCGATATCCGTTGCATTGGTTCGACCACGTTCCAGGAGTTTCGCGGCATCTTCGAGAAGGACCGTGCCTTGGCGCGTCGTTTCCAGAAGGTCGATGTCAGCGAGCCTTCGGTGGAGGACACCGTGGGTATCCTGCGCGGCCTGAAAGGCCGCTTCGAGAGCCACCACAACATCGAGTACAGCGACGAAGCCCTGCGCGCCGCCGCCGAACTGGCCTCGCGTTATATCAATGACCGGCATATGCCGGACAAGGCCATCGATGTGATCGACGAGGCGGGTGCCTACCAGCGCCTGCAACCGGAGGCCAATCGCGTCAAGCGTATCGATGTACCACAGGTCGAGGACATCGTTGCCAAAATCGCGCGAATTCCGCCGAAACATGTCACCAGCTCCGATAAAGAGCTGTTGCGCAACCTCGAACGTGACCTCAAGCTCACGGTGTTTGGCCAGGATGCGGCGATCGATTCGCTGGCCACTGCCATCAAGCTGTCACGTGCCGGCCTCAAGGCACCGGACAAGCCTGTCGGCTCGTTCCTGTTCGCCGGCCCGACCGGTGTGGGCAAGACCGAGGCGGCTCGCCAGCTGGCCAAGGCATTGGGTGTGGAGTTGGTGCGCTTCGACATGTCCGAGTACATGGAGCGGCACACTGTGTCGCGCCTGATCGGCGCGCCGCCCGGCTATGTCGGGTTCGACCAGGGTGGCCTGCTGACTGAGGCCATCACCAAGCAGCCGCACTGTGTGCTGCTGCTGGATGAGATCGAGAAGGCACACCCCGAAGTCTTCAACCTGCTGCTGCAGGTGATGGACCACGGGACCCTGACCGACAACAACGGGCGCAAGGCGGACTTCCGTAACGTGATCCTGATCATGACCACCAATGCCGGCGCTGAAACCGCCGCGCGGGCCTCGATCGGCTTCACCCACCAGGACCATTCCTCCGATGCCATGGAGGTCATTCGCAAGAGCTTCACGCCGGAGTTCCGCAACCGTCTGGATACCATCATCCAGTTTGGCCGTCTTTCCCACGAGACGATCAAGAGCATCGTCGACAAGTTCCTTATCGAACTGCAGGCGCAGCTGGAGGACAAGCGTGTACTGCTGGAGGTCACCGATGCCGCGCGCGGCTGGCTGGCTGCCTCGGGCTACGACGTGCAGATGGGCGCGCGTCCGATGGCGCGGCTGATCCAGGACAAGATCAAGCGGCCGCTGGCCGAGGAGATCCTGTTTGGTGAGCTGGCCGAGCATGGTGGCGTGGTGCACATCGACTTGCGCGATGGTGAGTTGGTGTTCGATTACGAGACCACGGCTGAGGTCGCGTAA
- the ftsK gene encoding DNA translocase FtsK, translating to MKKSTATPAPLPVPLWRQQLHYRLKEGALIAVGALCLYLWMALVTYDTADPGFSHTSNADQVQNAAGRAGAYFADILFMVLGYFAYIFPLLLAIKTWQIFRERHQPWQWSGWLFSWRLIGLVFLVLSGAALAHIHFHPSASLPFSAGGALGESLGDLARNLLNVQGSTLMFIALFLFGLTVFTDLSWFKVMDVTGKITLDLFELMQGAANRWWEARNERKRLVAQLREVDDQVEEVVAPVVADKREQVKARERIIERDEALTKHVAQREQQPAPVINIPPAPVKAPEPSKRVMKEKQAPLFIDSAVEGTLPSISILDPAEEKKIEYSPESLAGVGHLLEIKLKEFGVEVSVDSIHPGPVITRYEIQPAAGVKVSRIANLAKDLARSLAVTSVRVVEVIPGKTTVGIEIPNENRQMVRFSEVLSTPQYDEQKSPVTLALGHDIGGKPVITDLAKMPHLLVAGTTGSGKSVGVNAMILSILFKSGPEDARLIMIDPKMLELSIYEGIPHLLCPVVTDMKDAANALRWSVAEMERRYKLMAAMGVRNLAGFNRKIKDAEEAGEVVHDPLYRRESMDDEPPTLKTLPTIVVVVDEFADMMMIVGKKVEELIARIAQKARAAGIHLILATQRPSVDVITGLIKANIPTRMAFQVSSKIDSRTIIDQGGAEQLLGHGDMLYMPPGTSLPIRVHGAFVSDDEVHRVVEAWKLRGAPDYNDDILNGVEEAGSGFDGGGGGGDGDDSESDALYDEAVQFVLESRRASISAVQRKLKIGYNRAARMIEAMEMAGVVTPMNSNGSREVIAPGGPRD from the coding sequence TTGAAGAAATCCACCGCAACTCCAGCCCCTTTGCCAGTGCCTCTTTGGCGGCAGCAGCTGCACTACCGTCTGAAGGAAGGTGCGCTGATCGCCGTAGGTGCCCTGTGCCTGTACCTGTGGATGGCACTGGTCACCTACGACACTGCCGACCCAGGCTTCAGCCACACCAGCAACGCCGACCAGGTGCAGAACGCCGCCGGCCGTGCCGGGGCCTATTTCGCCGACATCCTGTTCATGGTGCTTGGCTACTTCGCCTATATCTTCCCGCTGCTGCTGGCGATCAAGACCTGGCAGATCTTCCGCGAACGCCACCAGCCCTGGCAGTGGAGTGGCTGGTTGTTTTCCTGGCGACTGATCGGCCTGGTGTTCCTGGTGCTGTCGGGCGCGGCGCTGGCGCATATTCATTTTCACCCTTCGGCCAGCCTGCCGTTCTCTGCGGGCGGGGCCTTGGGCGAGAGCCTGGGTGACCTGGCGCGCAACTTGTTGAATGTGCAGGGCAGCACGCTGATGTTCATTGCCCTCTTCCTGTTCGGCCTGACGGTGTTCACCGACCTGTCCTGGTTCAAGGTGATGGACGTCACCGGCAAGATCACCCTCGACCTGTTCGAGCTGATGCAGGGTGCCGCCAACCGTTGGTGGGAGGCGCGCAACGAGCGTAAGCGCCTGGTGGCGCAGCTGCGTGAGGTGGATGATCAGGTTGAGGAAGTGGTTGCCCCGGTGGTGGCGGACAAGCGTGAGCAGGTCAAGGCTCGTGAGCGCATCATCGAGCGCGACGAAGCGTTGACCAAGCATGTTGCCCAGCGCGAGCAGCAACCGGCCCCGGTGATCAATATTCCGCCTGCGCCGGTCAAGGCGCCAGAGCCAAGCAAACGGGTGATGAAGGAGAAGCAGGCGCCGTTGTTCATCGACAGTGCGGTGGAAGGCACTTTGCCGTCGATCTCCATCCTCGACCCTGCCGAAGAGAAGAAGATCGAGTACTCGCCTGAGTCACTGGCCGGTGTCGGCCACCTGCTGGAAATCAAACTGAAGGAATTCGGTGTCGAGGTGTCGGTCGACTCGATCCATCCGGGGCCGGTGATCACCCGTTACGAGATCCAGCCTGCCGCGGGCGTGAAGGTCAGCCGTATCGCCAACCTGGCCAAGGACCTGGCGCGTTCCCTGGCGGTGACCAGTGTGCGCGTGGTCGAGGTGATTCCCGGGAAGACCACCGTGGGTATCGAGATCCCCAACGAGAACCGCCAGATGGTGCGTTTCTCCGAGGTGCTGTCGACGCCGCAGTATGATGAGCAGAAATCACCGGTCACCCTGGCCCTGGGCCACGACATCGGCGGCAAGCCGGTGATCACCGACCTGGCGAAGATGCCGCACCTGCTGGTGGCTGGTACCACTGGCTCCGGTAAGTCGGTAGGTGTGAACGCGATGATCCTGTCGATCCTGTTCAAGTCGGGCCCGGAAGACGCGCGCCTGATCATGATCGACCCGAAGATGCTCGAACTGTCGATCTACGAAGGTATTCCGCACCTGCTGTGCCCGGTGGTCACCGACATGAAGGACGCCGCCAACGCGCTGCGCTGGAGCGTTGCTGAAATGGAGCGCCGCTACAAGCTGATGGCGGCCATGGGCGTGCGTAACCTGGCGGGCTTCAACCGCAAGATCAAGGATGCAGAAGAGGCTGGCGAGGTCGTTCACGACCCGTTGTACCGCCGCGAAAGCATGGACGACGAGCCGCCTACGCTGAAAACGCTGCCCACCATCGTGGTGGTGGTCGACGAATTCGCCGACATGATGATGATCGTCGGCAAGAAGGTCGAGGAGCTGATTGCCCGTATCGCCCAGAAGGCCCGTGCCGCCGGTATCCACCTGATTCTTGCGACCCAGCGCCCATCGGTGGATGTGATCACCGGCCTGATCAAGGCCAACATCCCGACCCGCATGGCGTTCCAGGTATCGAGCAAGATCGACTCGCGGACCATCATCGACCAAGGTGGCGCGGAGCAGCTGCTGGGCCACGGTGACATGCTCTACATGCCGCCGGGCACCAGCCTGCCGATACGTGTGCACGGCGCCTTCGTCTCCGACGACGAGGTGCACCGCGTCGTCGAGGCGTGGAAGCTGCGCGGTGCTCCGGACTACAACGACGACATCCTCAACGGCGTCGAAGAGGCCGGTAGCGGCTTCGATGGCGGCGGTGGTGGCGGTGATGGCGACGATTCCGAGAGCGACGCCTTGTATGATGAAGCCGTCCAGTTCGTGCTCGAAAGCCGTCGCGCGTCGATTTCTGCCGTGCAGCGCAAGCTGAAGATCGGCTACAACCGCGCCGCCCGGATGATCGAGGCGATGGAGATGGCTGGCGTAGTCACCCCCATGAACAGCAACGGCTCGCGGGAAGTGATTGCCCCGGGCGGCCCGCGCGACTGA
- the lolA gene encoding outer membrane lipoprotein chaperone LolA, whose amino-acid sequence MRAIRMLLVSALAMGAVSVHADEKDVARLTQLLEKSRTITARFSQLTLDASGTSLQEANGEMAVKRPGLFYWHTDAPQEQVVVSDGQKVTLWDPDLEQATIKKLDVRLSQTPALLLSGDVSKISQSFDISSKEQGEVTDFTLKPKTKDTLFDSLRVSFRKGLINDMQLIDSVGQRTNILFNGVKANEAIPATKFKFDVPKGADIIQE is encoded by the coding sequence ATGCGCGCGATTCGCATGCTGTTGGTTTCTGCCCTGGCCATGGGCGCTGTGTCGGTACATGCCGACGAAAAAGACGTGGCTCGCCTCACCCAGCTGCTGGAAAAGTCCCGGACCATCACCGCGCGCTTCTCCCAGCTGACCCTGGACGCCAGCGGCACCAGCCTGCAGGAAGCCAACGGTGAAATGGCGGTCAAGCGCCCGGGGCTGTTCTACTGGCATACCGACGCGCCCCAGGAACAGGTGGTGGTGTCCGATGGCCAGAAAGTCACCCTGTGGGACCCGGATCTTGAGCAGGCCACCATCAAGAAGCTCGATGTGCGCCTGAGCCAGACGCCCGCGCTGTTGCTGTCCGGTGACGTGTCGAAGATCAGCCAGAGCTTCGATATCAGCTCGAAGGAGCAGGGCGAGGTGACCGACTTCACCCTCAAGCCGAAAACCAAGGACACCCTGTTCGACTCGCTGCGGGTATCGTTCCGCAAGGGCCTGATCAACGACATGCAGTTGATCGACAGCGTCGGCCAACGCACCAACATCCTGTTCAACGGGGTCAAGGCCAACGAAGCTATCCCGGCGACCAAGTTCAAGTTCGATGTCCCGAAAGGCGCGGACATCATCCAGGAGTAA
- the crcB gene encoding fluoride efflux transporter CrcB encodes MIALIAAVSAGGIAGTLLRFATANWVAAHWPRHFYAGTLAVNLVGCLLIGLLYGLFLHKPLAPVELRAGLIVGFLGGLTTFSSFSLDTVRLMESGQVPLAMGYTIISVVGGLLATWAGLSLTRF; translated from the coding sequence GTGATCGCACTCATCGCCGCCGTCAGCGCAGGCGGTATTGCCGGCACGCTGCTGCGCTTCGCCACCGCCAACTGGGTGGCGGCCCACTGGCCACGGCACTTCTATGCCGGTACGCTGGCGGTCAATCTGGTCGGCTGCCTGCTGATCGGCCTGCTTTACGGGCTGTTCCTGCACAAGCCCCTGGCGCCGGTCGAGCTGCGCGCCGGATTGATCGTCGGGTTTCTGGGCGGTCTGACCACATTTTCCTCTTTCTCGCTCGATACCGTGCGCCTGATGGAAAGCGGGCAAGTACCGCTGGCCATGGGCTATACCATTATCAGCGTTGTAGGCGGCCTGCTCGCGACCTGGGCCGGCCTGTCCCTGACCCGATTCTGA
- the serS gene encoding serine--tRNA ligase, with product MLDSKQLRTELQVVAERLATRGFSLDVARIESLEERRKSVQTRTEQLQAERNARSKSIGQAKAKGEDIAPLMADVERMANELAEGKTELDTIQAELDAILLTIPNLPDASVPVGASEDDNVEVRRWGTPRAFDFEIKDHVALGEISRGLDFEAAAKLSGARFAVLRGPIARLHRALAQFMINLHTGEHGYEEHYTPYLVQAPALQGTGQLPKFEEDLFKISREGEADFYLIPTAEVSLTNLVAGEIIDAKQLPIKLVAHTPCFRSEAGASGRDTRGMIRQHQFDKVEMVQIVEPSKSMEALEGLTANAERVLQLLELPYRVLALCTGDMGFGAVKTYDLEVWVPSQDKYREISSCSNCGDFQARRMQARWRNPETGKPELVHTLNGSGLAVGRTLVAVLENYQQADGSIRVPEVLKPYMGGVEVIR from the coding sequence ATGCTCGATTCCAAACAGTTACGCACTGAACTTCAGGTAGTGGCGGAGCGCCTGGCCACCCGTGGCTTCAGCCTGGATGTCGCGCGCATCGAATCGCTGGAAGAGCGCCGCAAGTCGGTGCAGACCCGCACCGAGCAACTGCAGGCCGAGCGTAACGCCCGTTCCAAATCGATCGGCCAGGCCAAGGCCAAGGGCGAAGACATCGCGCCACTGATGGCCGATGTCGAGCGCATGGCCAACGAACTGGCCGAAGGCAAGACCGAGCTGGACACTATCCAGGCGGAGCTGGACGCGATCCTGCTGACCATTCCCAACCTGCCGGACGCCAGCGTGCCGGTCGGTGCCAGCGAGGACGACAATGTCGAAGTCCGTCGCTGGGGCACTCCGCGTGCCTTCGACTTCGAGATCAAGGACCATGTGGCCCTGGGCGAGATCAGCCGTGGCCTGGACTTCGAGGCCGCCGCCAAACTGTCCGGTGCCCGTTTCGCCGTGCTGCGCGGCCCGATCGCACGCCTGCATCGCGCCCTGGCGCAGTTCATGATCAACCTGCACACCGGCGAGCACGGCTACGAGGAACACTACACCCCGTACCTGGTGCAGGCCCCGGCCCTGCAGGGCACCGGCCAGCTGCCGAAGTTCGAGGAAGACCTGTTCAAGATCAGCCGCGAAGGCGAGGCCGATTTCTACCTGATCCCGACCGCCGAAGTGTCGCTGACCAACCTGGTGGCAGGCGAGATCATCGACGCCAAGCAGCTGCCGATCAAGCTCGTCGCCCACACCCCGTGCTTCCGCAGCGAAGCGGGTGCCTCGGGTCGTGACACCCGCGGCATGATCCGCCAGCACCAGTTCGACAAGGTCGAGATGGTGCAGATCGTCGAGCCGTCGAAGTCGATGGAAGCCCTGGAAGGCCTGACCGCCAACGCCGAGCGTGTATTGCAATTGCTGGAACTGCCGTATCGCGTACTGGCCCTGTGCACCGGCGACATGGGCTTTGGCGCAGTGAAGACCTACGACTTGGAAGTGTGGGTCCCAAGCCAGGACAAATACCGCGAGATCAGCTCCTGCTCGAACTGCGGTGACTTCCAGGCCCGCCGTATGCAGGCCCGCTGGCGCAACCCGGAAACCGGCAAACCTGAGCTGGTACACACCCTCAATGGTTCGGGCTTGGCCGTCGGCCGTACCTTGGTCGCGGTGCTGGAGAACTACCAGCAGGCCGACGGCTCCATCCGTGTGCCGGAAGTGCTCAAGCCGTACATGGGTGGCGTCGAGGTCATTCGCTGA
- a CDS encoding replication-associated recombination protein A — protein MDLFRSEPVAQPLAARLRPSSLDEYVGQEHLLARGKPLREALEQGALHSMIFWGPPGVGKTTLARLLAQFCDAHFETVSAVLAGVKEIRQAVEVAKQQAGQYGRRTILFVDEVHRFNKSQQDAFLPYVEDGTLIFIGATTENPSFELNNALLSRARVYVLKSLDEAALRKLVDRALSEQRGLGKRNLRVGDEAFKMLMAAADGDGRRMLNFLENASDLAEDGGEIAVELLQSLLGDSRRRFDKGGEAFYDQISALHKSVRGSNPDGALYWYARMLDGGCDPLYIARRVVRMASEDIGNADPRALSLCLAAWDVQERLGSPEGELAVAQAITYIACAPKSNAVYVGFKAAMREAAEHGSLEVPLHLRNAPTKLMKQLGYGEEYRYAHDEPDAYAAGEDYFPEQLEPRQYYQPVPRGLELKIGEKLRHLAELDRNSPRQRRKP, from the coding sequence ATGGACCTGTTTCGTAGCGAACCCGTCGCCCAGCCCCTGGCCGCCCGCCTGCGCCCGTCCAGCCTGGACGAGTACGTCGGCCAGGAGCACCTGCTGGCGCGTGGCAAGCCACTGCGCGAGGCGCTGGAACAGGGCGCCCTGCACTCGATGATCTTCTGGGGGCCGCCGGGGGTGGGCAAGACCACCCTCGCGCGGTTGCTGGCGCAGTTCTGTGACGCCCACTTCGAGACGGTCTCGGCCGTACTGGCCGGGGTCAAGGAGATCCGCCAGGCGGTCGAGGTGGCCAAGCAGCAGGCGGGGCAGTATGGCCGTCGCACCATCCTGTTCGTCGACGAAGTGCACCGCTTCAACAAATCGCAACAGGACGCCTTCCTGCCCTACGTGGAGGACGGCACGTTGATCTTCATCGGCGCCACCACCGAGAACCCTTCGTTCGAGCTGAACAACGCCTTGCTCTCGCGGGCGCGGGTGTATGTGCTCAAGAGCCTCGACGAAGCGGCGCTGCGCAAGCTGGTCGATCGTGCCCTCAGCGAACAGCGGGGCCTGGGCAAGCGCAACCTGCGTGTGGGCGACGAAGCCTTCAAGATGCTCATGGCCGCCGCCGATGGCGATGGCCGGCGCATGCTCAACTTCCTCGAGAACGCATCGGACCTGGCCGAAGACGGTGGTGAGATTGCTGTCGAGTTGCTGCAGAGCTTGCTCGGTGACAGCCGCCGCCGCTTCGACAAGGGCGGCGAGGCGTTCTACGACCAGATCTCGGCCTTGCACAAATCCGTGCGTGGCTCCAACCCGGACGGCGCGCTGTACTGGTACGCGCGCATGCTCGACGGTGGCTGCGACCCGCTGTATATCGCCCGTCGCGTGGTGCGCATGGCCAGCGAGGATATCGGCAACGCCGACCCCCGGGCCCTGAGCCTATGCCTGGCGGCGTGGGATGTGCAGGAGCGTCTGGGTAGCCCCGAGGGCGAACTGGCGGTGGCCCAGGCCATCACCTACATCGCCTGCGCACCGAAGAGCAACGCGGTGTACGTGGGTTTCAAGGCGGCCATGCGCGAAGCGGCCGAGCACGGTTCGCTGGAGGTGCCGCTGCATCTGCGTAATGCCCCAACCAAGCTGATGAAGCAGCTTGGCTACGGCGAGGAGTACCGCTACGCCCATGACGAGCCTGACGCCTATGCCGCTGGCGAAGACTATTTCCCCGAGCAGCTTGAACCACGCCAGTACTACCAGCCGGTGCCACGCGGCCTTGAGCTGAAGATTGGCGAAAAGTTGCGCCACCTGGCCGAGCTCGATCGCAACAGCCCCCGCCAGCGGAGAAAACCGTGA